From the Chitinophaga lutea genome, the window TCCTTTATCACGAAGCTCACGGGCAACCGGACCGAAAATACGGGTCCCGCGGGGCTCGTCGGAGTTGTTCAGCAATACAACGGCGTTATCGTCGAAGCGGATGTAAGAACCGTCACGGCGACGGAGTTTCTTCTTGGTTCTTACAATAACAGCTTTGGTTACGGTGCCTTTTTTCATACCACCACCGGGGATGGCATCTTTAACCGTTACTACAATCTTATCACCTACTCCTGCATAGTCCTGGCCGGAGTTGCCGAGTACGCGGATGCAGAGTACTTCTTTGGCACCACTGTTATCAGCTACGTTCAGCCTTGATTCTTGTTGTATCATCGTAATACGTTTGTTAATTGTTTAGCAGCGGCTGCAGGTTCGCATAAAACCGGCAGCTTGAAACAAATGAATAATTACTTTACTTTTTCGATCACTTCCACCATGCGCCAGCATTTGTTTTTGCTCAGCGGGCGTGTTTCCATGATTCGTACGGTATC encodes:
- the rplN gene encoding 50S ribosomal protein L14, with translation MIQQESRLNVADNSGAKEVLCIRVLGNSGQDYAGVGDKIVVTVKDAIPGGGMKKGTVTKAVIVRTKKKLRRRDGSYIRFDDNAVVLLNNSDEPRGTRIFGPVARELRDKGYMKIISLAPEVL